The window AGTAATAGTGATGATAACGGTAACAGTAATGGTAGCGGTGGAGATAACAGTGACAATAATGATGACGGTAACGGTAACAGTAACGATGATAGTAACCGTAACAATAACGATAATGCTAACGATAACGATGACGGTAATGGTGATGATAACAGTAAAAATgatggtaacggtaacggtaacAGTGACTGTAACGGTGAGggtaacggtaacggtaacAGTGATGGTAACAATgatggtaacggtgacggtGACAGTAACAGTGAGAGTAACGGTAACAATAACGGTAATGGTAACAATAATGGTAATGGTAACGAAGATGGTAATGGTGACAATAcaataatgaaaacaataatGGTAAAGGTAACATTGACGGTAATGGTAATGATGACGGTAACGGTGAAAGTGATGGTAACGATGACGATAACGATAATGGTAACTGTATCAGTAACGGTGACAGTAACAATTAAAGTAATAGTGATGATAACGGTTAAGATGACAGTCACGGTAATAGTAAAAATAGCAGTGACAGTGACTGTAATGGTAACGGTACAAATGACAGTAATGGTGACGGTAAAGATAACGATAACGATAACGGTAATAGTAGCAATATTGCGGACTGTAATGGTAATGGTAATGGTGACGATGATGGTAACGTTAATGATGACGATAAAGGTAACAGTAATAGTAACGGGGACGGTAACCGTAACTgtaatggtaatggtaacaGTGATGGTAATGGTGATGGTGACGGTAACACTAACGATAACGGTAACGATAATAGTAACGATGACGGTAACCGTAACGATAAAGGTGACGATAACGATGATGGTAATGATGATGGTAAAGGTGACAATAACAGTAACGAGGAaggtaatggtaacggtgacgATGACGGTAACGGTAATGCtaatggtaatggtaacggtgacaGTAACAATATCGGAAACAgtaatggtaatggtaacaATGACAGTAATAGTGACGGTAACggtaacaataacaataacgaTGATGGTAACGATGACAGTAATAGTGATGGTAAAGGTGATGGTATCGGTAACGGTGGAAGTGATGGTAATGGTGATGGTGACGTTGACGGTGATGGTTACGATAACAATAACGGTAAAAGTAATGGTAACAATGATGATGACGATAACGGTGATGATAATAGTATCGATAATGGTAATGGAAACGGTAACGGTAATGATAATGATAACGATGATAGTAGTAGTGACGATAATGGTAATGGTAAGGGTAACGGTAACAGTAATGGTAACAGTGATAGTAACGATGACGGTAATAATGACGGTAACGGTATAACAGATGGTAACGGTAACATTGACGATAACGGTAACAGTAACGATGACGGTAACCGTAACGAAAACAATAACGATGATGATAACGATGACGGTAACAGTAAAGGTAATGGTGACGGTAACAGTAACGGTGACGTAACagtaacggtgacggtaacTGTAACAGTGATGATGACagtaacggtaacggtgatggtGACATTGACGGTAATGATGACGGTAACGGTAACAATAATGATAAcggtaacggtaatggtaacaGAAACAGTGATAGTAACAATAACAGAAACAATAACGGTAATGATGACGGTAGTAGTGACAGTAATGGTAACGATTACGCTAATGGTAATAGTAACAGTGATGATAAAGGTGACGGTATCTGTAACGATGACGGTAACGGTGAAAGTGATGGTAACAGTGACagtaatggtaacggtgatgATAACGATAACGGTAACAGTCACGATAATGGTAACGGTAACTGTCACGGTGACGATAATAGTGACAGTAACGGTATTGATGACGATAATGGAGACAATAACAATGACAATAACGGTAACAACATCGGTAACAGTGACGGTGACAGTAATGGAAACAGTAACGGTAATAGTGATGGTGATTGTAATGATGACGGCAACGTTGACTGTGACGGTAGTTAGGAAAGTAACGGGGACGATAACGGTAACCGTAAAAATAACGGTGATGGTGACTGTAATGGTAACGGCAAAGGTGACCGTGACGATGAtggtaaaaataacattaacaATGATGGTAGCAGTATCACGATTGGAAACAGTAACGGTGATGATGACGGTGACGGTAACGGTAATGCTGATGGTGACAATAATGGTAAaggtaatggtaacggtgattgtaatggtaacggtaacgCTGATAGTGACGATAACGGTGATAATAACGATGACGGTAATGGTGACGGTAACACTAATAGTAATGATGATGGTAACAGTAAAGGTAAGAATAACGAAAATAGTAACAGTAATGGTGACGGTAACAGTCACGATAATTGTAACGGTAACGGTGACTGTGATAGTAGCAGTATCGATAGTGGTGATGATAACAATGATGGTAACAGTATCAGTAACGTTGATGGTAATGGTGATGATAACGATGATGGTGACGGTAACAGTATCGATAATAGTGATGGTAAGAGTATCAGAAATGGTGATGGTAACGATGACGGTAATGCTGATGATAACGATGACGGTAATAGTGACAGTAACAGTGACGGTAACGGGAATGGTAACATTATCAATAATGGTGATGATAACGGTAACGATGATGGTAACTATGACGGTAACGGTGATAGTAACGGTGATGGTATCGGTAACGGTGACAGTAACAATAATGGTAATGATGACGAAAACGATGATGGTGACcataactttaaaattaagGGTGACGGTGATGGTAACGGTATCACAGACGGCAATAGTAATGGTAACAgtaacggtgacggtaatggtaacggtaatAGCAACAGTGACGGTAATAGTAATAGTAACAGTGACGATAAAGGTGACAGTCATGGTAATGGTGACGATCATGCTaacggtaacggtaacggtgatggtaacaGTGTTGTTGACGGTAAGAGTGATGGTAACGATGAAGTAATGATAACAGTGACAGAAATAGCAATGGTGATAGTAACGGTGAaggtaaaaataacattaatcGTAACGATAACGGCCACGATTACagtaacggtgacggtaacaGTAATGGTTAAGGTAACAGTAATGTTAACGGTGAAGGTAACGGTAATAGTGATGCTAACGGTGATGGTAATTGTGACGGTAACGGTGACGTTGACGGTAATGGTGACAACAAAAGTGATGGTGACGATTATGGTAATGGTAATAGTGACGGTAACGATAACGGTGACGGTAACAAtgacggtaatggtaacggtgatggtaacaGTAACGATAATGGTGACAGTAACGATAAcggtaacggtgacggtaacgATAACGGTGACAGTAACGATAATGGTAACGGTAACGCTAATGGTAACATTGACGGTAATGGTAACATTAAATATGATGGTAATTGTAATGATAACGGTAACGATGATGATAACAATGACGGTAACAATAACAGTGATGGTAACAGTATCAGTAACAGTGATGGTAACGGTGACAAAAATGGTGACGGTAACGATATCGGTAACAGTAACGGTAAGGGTGACGGCGATtggaataataaaattaagggtGACAGTGAGGGTGACGGTAACGATAACGGTGATAATAACGGTATCGTTGACAATAACGATAATGGTAACGGTAACAATGACGATAATAGAAACGGTCATGATACTggtgatggtaacggtgacTATCACGCTAACGATAATGGTGATAGTAATagtaacggtgacggtaacaGTGCCATTGACGGTAACGGTGATAGTGACGGTAACGGTGACAGTAACGATAATAGTGATAGAAATAGTAACGCTGatagtaatagtaatagtaatagtaatggtgacggtaacggtaatggtaatAATGACGATAATGGTGATGATAATGGAGACAGTCATGGTATTGGTGATGGTAACGATGACAATCACGCTAACGATAGTGGTGATACTAATAGTAACGGTGACGATAACAGTGTCATTGATGGTAAGAGTGACGGTAACGGTGACAGTAATGATAATAGTGATAGAAATAGTAACGATGACGATTAAAATAAAGGTAATGGTAATGATAATGGCCACAATTATAGTAACGGTGATGATGACggtgatggtaatggtaatGATAACGGTGACGATAACGCTGTCGCTGATggtgatggtaatggtaacggtgatgATAACGCTGTCGGTGATGGCAATGGTAACGACAACGGCAACGGTAACGATGAAGGTAACGGTGACGAAAACAGTGAAGGTAATGGTGACGATAATGGTGAGGGTAACGATGAGGGTGACGGTGAcggtaacggtgacggtaaAGGTACCGGTGGTGGTAATAGTGATGATTACGGTGGCGGTCACGGTAACGATGATGGTAATGGTGACAATGATGGTAACGATGACGGTGACGGTGATGGTGACAGTGACGGTGATGGTGACGATGAAGGTAAAATTGATAATAACGATAAAGGTAACAGTAACGGTGACAGTGACGGTAACAGTATCGATAACGGTGATGGTACTTGTATCGATAATGGTGA is drawn from Vitis riparia cultivar Riparia Gloire de Montpellier isolate 1030 chromosome 18, EGFV_Vit.rip_1.0, whole genome shotgun sequence and contains these coding sequences:
- the LOC117905489 gene encoding mucin-3B-like, with product MTVSIIVTIIVTVTIIVTATITVVTVIVIVTVTITVTVTVIVTITVIVSLTVTVTVTVTYIVTITVIIIITVTITVTNTVTITIIDTSTITVIDTVTVTVTVTVTFIVIINFTFIVTITVTVTITVTVIVTIIVTITIIVTVTATVIITITTTGTFTVTVTVTVTLIVTLTIIVTITFTVFVTVTFIVTVAVVVTIAITDSVIITVTITITISDSVIVTVIITITITVIITVTIIVAIIITITFILIVIVTISITIIITVTVTVTLTINDTVIVTVTISITTIVSVIVIVTITNTMTVSIIITIIVIITITVTVTITITITITISVTISITIIVTVTVTVTITVTVNGTVTVTVTITITIIVSVIVTVTITSIMTVSIIVIVTVTIIVIVNDTVIITVIVTVTLTVTLNFIIPIAVTLTVTVTDIVTVTIFVTVTITVTDTVTITVIVTVIVIIIVTVIITITIIFNVTITVNVTISVTVTIIVTVTVIVTVTVTVIVTVTIIVTVTITVTITVIVTVTVIVTVTITITIIVTITFVVTITVNVTVTVTITITVSITITVTFTVNITVTLTITVTVTVTVIVAVIVTINVIFTFTVTITIAISVTVIITSSLPSLLPSTTLLPSPLPLPLA
- the LOC117905488 gene encoding uncharacterized protein LOC117905488; the encoded protein is MIVTITMTVTFIVTVTITITVTVAITVTITVTVTVTITIAVCDTVTITVTLNFKVMVTIIVFVIITIIVTVTVTDTITVTITVTVIVTIIVTVIITIIDNVTIPVTVTVTVTITVIVIISITVIVTITISDTLTITIIDTVTVTIIVIITITINVTDTVTIIVIITTIDTATITVTVTVTIIVTVTVTITVTIFVILTFTVTIIITISVTVTITVIVIITVIVTISVTVTITITVTITFTIIVTISITVTVTVIITVTVSNRDTATIIVNVIFTIIVTVTFAVTITVTITVIFTVTVIVPVTFLTTVTVNVAVIITITITITVTVSITVTVTVTDVVTVIVIVIVSIIVINTVTVTIIVTVTVTVTIIVTVTVIIPSPLSSLLLLPLA